A window of the Brassica napus cultivar Da-Ae chromosome A2, Da-Ae, whole genome shotgun sequence genome harbors these coding sequences:
- the LOC106410203 gene encoding transcription initiation factor TFIID subunit 4b-like isoform X1 yields the protein MDPSIFKLLEEDEDESMHSGADVDAFQAALNRDIEGSTNPPGNTHSPNQQFTATWKNGIGDASMKDQHGSALDGQHQHDLKRANEPQDLHRPGQHWDNPPQVPQTSGLQISEKNPTGNEPESESQFLKLQKMTSQQARGVEQPPVNPLNRNPKQVPFAALLPTLMAQLDKDRALQLRTLYSRLKKNEIPKEGFTRHMKDIVGDQMLRLAVSKLQQVGYNQGKMGIQAPSTEINNQKSQSDPRGVVHLNQLSSSTGSSVPVQGLTKHPPHQMQLPPSSFPMYTSSGNFHSFPGSNTNVSGSPLRPHLHDPHMRHVAHNQTMGSSGLGGPPQSTTNMMTMPKFERQTSVNDPSRVQGGATSHFQNSSSLPPGQGSSMSNVKQESVDQSFEQKNAASGASKEDLEKDSSRNMSHASSVSPSSITTQLDASTAMNSRGPLGTSQAGVNARMPPKKPFVGQKKPLETLGSSSSPPSKKQKLVPNSMDQSIEQLNDVTAVSGVNLREEEEQLFSGGKEDGRVSEASRRVVHEEEERLILQKIPLQKKLAEIMAKVGLKQISNDVERCLSLCVEERMRGLLSHIIRLSKQRVDTEKSRHRTVITSDVRQQINEMNQKVKEEWEKKQAEAEKLKKPSESEEGDGGVDSEKEKEDNRSKGLKGNKEDDDKMRTTAANVAARAAVGGDDTFLKWQLMAEARQKSVSESGKDGTQKATSSGGRNSKDKQDSGRRFTGVGGRRLGKNQGSSLQPKVVRTISAKDVVAVLEREPQMSKSILMYRLLQ from the exons ATGGATCCTTCAATTTTCAAACTCCTCGAAGAAGACGAG GATGAATCGATGCACTCGGGAGCTGATGTGGACGCGTTCCAGGCCGCTCTGAATCGAGATATTGAAGGCTCTACGAACCCTCCTG GAAACACCCATTCTCCCAACCAACAGTTCACAGCTACATGGAAGAATGGTATAGGAGATGCCAGTATGAAGGATCAACATGGATCGGCTTTAGACGGTCAACACCAGCATGATTTAAAACGTGCAAATGAACCTCAAGACCTTCATCGACCAGGTCAGCATTGGGACAATCCTCCGCAGGTGCCCCAAACATCTGGGTTGCAGATCTCTGAAAAGAACCCTACTGGTAATGAACCTGAGAGTGAATCTCAGTTTCTTAAACTGCAAAAGATGACTAGTCAACAGGCTCGTGGAGTGGAACAGCCTCCTGTTAATCCTCTGAACCGCAACCCTAAGCAAGTTCCTTTTGCTGCTTTGCTTCCTACCTTAATGGCCCAACTCGACAAAGACAGAGCGCTGCAGCTCCGTACCCTTTATTCCAGACTTAAG AAAAATGAAATCCCCAAAGAAGGGTTCACCCGACATATGAAGGATATTGTAGGCGATCAGATGCTTAGGCTAGCAGTTAGTAAACTACAGCAG GTGGGTTATAACCAGGGAAAAATGGGAATTCAAGCTCCTTCTACTG AAATTAATAATCAAAAGTCTCAGTCTGACCCTCGTGGAGTCGTCCACCTTAACCAACTATCTTCGTCAACAGGCAGTTCAGTTCCTGTGCAGGGGCTTACCAAACATCCGCCGCACCAGATGCAGCTTCCACCAAGCTCTTTTCCCATGTATACCAGCTCCGGTAATTTTCACTCATTCCCGGGTTCAAACACCAATGTTTCTGGTTCCCCATTGAGACCACACCTTCATGATCCCCATATGAGACATGTGGCGCATAACCAGACCATGGGATCATCTGGTCTTGGAGGACCGCCACAGTCTACGACGAACATGATGACTATGCCCAAGTTTGAGAGGCAAACTTCTGTCAATGATCCTAGTAGGGTTCAAGGTGGCGCTACATCGCACTTCCAAAACAGCTCATCATTGCCACCTGGTCAAGGATCATCAATGTCCAATGTGAAGCAGGAATCAGTTGATCAAAGTTTTGAACAGAAGAATGCAGCCTCAGGGGCTTCGAAGGAGGATTTAGAGAAGGACTCCTCTAGAAACATGTCGCATGCAAGCTCTGTTTCTCCTTCTTCCATCACAACTCAACTGGACGCTAGCACAGCA ATGAATTCTCGTGGTCCATTGGGTACGTCTCAAGCAGGAGTTAATGCTAGGATGCCACCCAAAAAGCCTTTTGTTGGTCAGAAGAAACCTCTTGAGACGTTAGGTTCTTCATCGTCACCACCAAG CAAGAAGCAAAAACTGGTCCCGAATTCTATGGATCAAAGTATTGAACAGCTCAATGATGTCACTGCAGTCAGTGGTGTTAATCTCAGG gaagaggaagaacaatTGTTCTCTGGGGGAAAGGAGGATGGTCGTGTTTCTGAAGCATCTCGGAGAGTTGTGCACGAAGAGGAAGAAAGACTAATTTTGCAGAAAATTCCTCTGCAGAAAAAGCTGGCTGAAATTA TGGCAAAAGTCGGCTTAAAGCAGATAAGCAATGATGTTGAACGGTGCTTGTCTTTG TGTGTGGAAGAAAGGATGCGAGGACTATTATCTCATATAATTCGGTTGTCCAAGCAG CGAGTTGATACTGAGAAATCCAGACACCGGACTGTTATCACGTCAGATGTTCGGCAGCAAATCAACGAAATGAATCAGAAGGTGAAAGAGGAATGGGAGAAGAAACAGGCTGAAGCAGAAAAGCTTAAGAAACCGAGTGAG AGTGAAGAAGGTGATGGTGGAGTTGATAGtgagaaggagaaagaagatAACCGTTCAAAGGGTTTGAAG GGCAATAAAGAGGACGACGACAAAATGAGAACGACAGCTGCAAACGTTGCTGCTCGTGCTGCTGTGGGAGGAGATGATACGTTTTTAAAATGGCAATTAATGGCGGAAGCACGTCAGAAATCTGTATCTGAATCTGGTAAAGATGGGACTCAGAAAGCTACTTCAAGTGGAGGAAGAAACTCCAAGGACAAGCAAGACAGTGGGCGACGGTTTACTGGAGTTG GTGGTCGAAGATTAGGGAAGAACCAAGGTTCGTCGCTTCAACCAAAAGTGGTGAGGACAATCTCGGCGAAGGATGTGGTTGCTGTCCTGGAAAGAGAGCCTCAGATGTCTAAATCTATTCTAATGTATCGATTACTTCAATAG
- the LOC106410203 gene encoding transcription initiation factor TFIID subunit 4b-like isoform X2, protein MKDQHGSALDGQHQHDLKRANEPQDLHRPGQHWDNPPQVPQTSGLQISEKNPTGNEPESESQFLKLQKMTSQQARGVEQPPVNPLNRNPKQVPFAALLPTLMAQLDKDRALQLRTLYSRLKKNEIPKEGFTRHMKDIVGDQMLRLAVSKLQQVGYNQGKMGIQAPSTEINNQKSQSDPRGVVHLNQLSSSTGSSVPVQGLTKHPPHQMQLPPSSFPMYTSSGNFHSFPGSNTNVSGSPLRPHLHDPHMRHVAHNQTMGSSGLGGPPQSTTNMMTMPKFERQTSVNDPSRVQGGATSHFQNSSSLPPGQGSSMSNVKQESVDQSFEQKNAASGASKEDLEKDSSRNMSHASSVSPSSITTQLDASTAMNSRGPLGTSQAGVNARMPPKKPFVGQKKPLETLGSSSSPPSKKQKLVPNSMDQSIEQLNDVTAVSGVNLREEEEQLFSGGKEDGRVSEASRRVVHEEEERLILQKIPLQKKLAEIMAKVGLKQISNDVERCLSLCVEERMRGLLSHIIRLSKQRVDTEKSRHRTVITSDVRQQINEMNQKVKEEWEKKQAEAEKLKKPSESEEGDGGVDSEKEKEDNRSKGLKGNKEDDDKMRTTAANVAARAAVGGDDTFLKWQLMAEARQKSVSESGKDGTQKATSSGGRNSKDKQDSGRRFTGVGGRRLGKNQGSSLQPKVVRTISAKDVVAVLEREPQMSKSILMYRLLQ, encoded by the exons ATGAAGGATCAACATGGATCGGCTTTAGACGGTCAACACCAGCATGATTTAAAACGTGCAAATGAACCTCAAGACCTTCATCGACCAGGTCAGCATTGGGACAATCCTCCGCAGGTGCCCCAAACATCTGGGTTGCAGATCTCTGAAAAGAACCCTACTGGTAATGAACCTGAGAGTGAATCTCAGTTTCTTAAACTGCAAAAGATGACTAGTCAACAGGCTCGTGGAGTGGAACAGCCTCCTGTTAATCCTCTGAACCGCAACCCTAAGCAAGTTCCTTTTGCTGCTTTGCTTCCTACCTTAATGGCCCAACTCGACAAAGACAGAGCGCTGCAGCTCCGTACCCTTTATTCCAGACTTAAG AAAAATGAAATCCCCAAAGAAGGGTTCACCCGACATATGAAGGATATTGTAGGCGATCAGATGCTTAGGCTAGCAGTTAGTAAACTACAGCAG GTGGGTTATAACCAGGGAAAAATGGGAATTCAAGCTCCTTCTACTG AAATTAATAATCAAAAGTCTCAGTCTGACCCTCGTGGAGTCGTCCACCTTAACCAACTATCTTCGTCAACAGGCAGTTCAGTTCCTGTGCAGGGGCTTACCAAACATCCGCCGCACCAGATGCAGCTTCCACCAAGCTCTTTTCCCATGTATACCAGCTCCGGTAATTTTCACTCATTCCCGGGTTCAAACACCAATGTTTCTGGTTCCCCATTGAGACCACACCTTCATGATCCCCATATGAGACATGTGGCGCATAACCAGACCATGGGATCATCTGGTCTTGGAGGACCGCCACAGTCTACGACGAACATGATGACTATGCCCAAGTTTGAGAGGCAAACTTCTGTCAATGATCCTAGTAGGGTTCAAGGTGGCGCTACATCGCACTTCCAAAACAGCTCATCATTGCCACCTGGTCAAGGATCATCAATGTCCAATGTGAAGCAGGAATCAGTTGATCAAAGTTTTGAACAGAAGAATGCAGCCTCAGGGGCTTCGAAGGAGGATTTAGAGAAGGACTCCTCTAGAAACATGTCGCATGCAAGCTCTGTTTCTCCTTCTTCCATCACAACTCAACTGGACGCTAGCACAGCA ATGAATTCTCGTGGTCCATTGGGTACGTCTCAAGCAGGAGTTAATGCTAGGATGCCACCCAAAAAGCCTTTTGTTGGTCAGAAGAAACCTCTTGAGACGTTAGGTTCTTCATCGTCACCACCAAG CAAGAAGCAAAAACTGGTCCCGAATTCTATGGATCAAAGTATTGAACAGCTCAATGATGTCACTGCAGTCAGTGGTGTTAATCTCAGG gaagaggaagaacaatTGTTCTCTGGGGGAAAGGAGGATGGTCGTGTTTCTGAAGCATCTCGGAGAGTTGTGCACGAAGAGGAAGAAAGACTAATTTTGCAGAAAATTCCTCTGCAGAAAAAGCTGGCTGAAATTA TGGCAAAAGTCGGCTTAAAGCAGATAAGCAATGATGTTGAACGGTGCTTGTCTTTG TGTGTGGAAGAAAGGATGCGAGGACTATTATCTCATATAATTCGGTTGTCCAAGCAG CGAGTTGATACTGAGAAATCCAGACACCGGACTGTTATCACGTCAGATGTTCGGCAGCAAATCAACGAAATGAATCAGAAGGTGAAAGAGGAATGGGAGAAGAAACAGGCTGAAGCAGAAAAGCTTAAGAAACCGAGTGAG AGTGAAGAAGGTGATGGTGGAGTTGATAGtgagaaggagaaagaagatAACCGTTCAAAGGGTTTGAAG GGCAATAAAGAGGACGACGACAAAATGAGAACGACAGCTGCAAACGTTGCTGCTCGTGCTGCTGTGGGAGGAGATGATACGTTTTTAAAATGGCAATTAATGGCGGAAGCACGTCAGAAATCTGTATCTGAATCTGGTAAAGATGGGACTCAGAAAGCTACTTCAAGTGGAGGAAGAAACTCCAAGGACAAGCAAGACAGTGGGCGACGGTTTACTGGAGTTG GTGGTCGAAGATTAGGGAAGAACCAAGGTTCGTCGCTTCAACCAAAAGTGGTGAGGACAATCTCGGCGAAGGATGTGGTTGCTGTCCTGGAAAGAGAGCCTCAGATGTCTAAATCTATTCTAATGTATCGATTACTTCAATAG
- the LOC111202292 gene encoding B3 domain-containing protein REM9-like, giving the protein MANPHEPHFFKPLLPGFHSGITIPLAFFSKHIEGKTNQKTWKLRSDASDQTWEVIQEGRTRTGGWKYFTTAHDLQIGDLVIFKHKRDMVFHVIPFGPSCCEIQYTHPHIIKEEADAGDADDIEIRGTGAMSSFSFDYCFLAEVTASNLKADKLYLPKRATSSTALNKQCQEMILVNKEGNSWTASLRFSESGGMYYITRGWRKFCRDNKCDIGDLFVFNLVGDGKSTPLLCVCPESKEFYELLSKHLSRKHGDIASGSRVN; this is encoded by the exons ATGGCGAATCCACATGAACCTCATTTCTTTAAGCCTCTGCTTCCTGGTTTCCACAGTGGCATC ACAATACCACTTGCCTTCTTCTCAAAGCACATAGAAGGGAAGACGAACCAGAAAACATGGAAACTAAGATCGGACGCTTCAGATCAAACTTGGGAAGTGATACAAGAAGGCAGGACACGCACCGGAGGTTGGAAATATTTCACCACAGCACATGACCTTCAAATCGGTGACCTTGTCATCTTCAAACACAAAAGAGACATGGTGTTTCATGTCATTCCTTTTGGTCCTAGCTGTTGTGAGATTCAGTATACACATCCTCACATCATCAAGGAAGAAGCCGACGCGGGTGATGCTGATGACATTGAGATTA GAGGAACAGGGGCaatgtcttctttctcattcgACTACTGTTTTTTGGCTGAGGTCACTGCTTCAAATCTAAAAGCAGACAAACTT TATCTTCCTAAGCGAGCTACGAGTTCTACTGCTTTGAACAAACAATGCCAAGAGATGATACTAGTGAACAAAGAAGGGAATTCATGGACTGCGAGTTTGCGATTTAGCGAATCAGGCGGCATGTATTACATCACAAGAGGCTGGAGAAAGTTCTGTCGTGATAACAAATGCGACATAGGAGACTTATTTGTGTTCAATCTGGTTGGAGATGGGAAATCTACTCCATTGTTGTGTGTATGTCCGGAAAGTAAAGAGTTTTATGAACTACTGAGCAAACACTTGAGCAGAAAGCATG GTGACATTGCTTCTGGCTCACGGGTGAATTAG